One Brassica napus cultivar Da-Ae chromosome A1, Da-Ae, whole genome shotgun sequence genomic region harbors:
- the LOC106445306 gene encoding E3 ubiquitin-protein ligase SIRP1-like yields MAARYWCHMCSQMVNPPVIEAEIKCPFCQSGFVEEMSGELNDGSSIREVQDSEIDFGTDRALSQWGPILLGMMSNPRRRRRFRRTELGLDNDAVNITAADVDGNDSVVDSHHHHHNRRRHRHMQHDGEVDLDREFDSIIRRRRRSSAAILQLLQGIREGINTEDESSERDQFNTAFNIIRSNTSPSGTGDNFVGTGLAHLLEHLADNDPTRHGSLPARKEAVESLPTVKICEPLQCSVCLDEFEKGSEAKEMPCKHKFHVGCIVPWLELHSSCPVCRYELPPDDEVKTDLLRPRTISVETNRSDVEEDARNTSGNERRFSFGWRFSGLFSSSASSSSGSAASGSSQLNENSNSG; encoded by the coding sequence ATGGCGGCTAGGTATTGGTGTCATATGTGTTCACAAATGGTGAATCCTCCTGTCATTGAAGCCGAGATCAAATGCCCCTTTTGCCAGAGCGGGTTCGTGGAGGAAATGAGCGGTGAGCTTAACGATGGCAGCAGCATTAGAGAGGTTCAAGACTCAGAGATCGATTTCGGTACAGACCGTGCATTATCTCAATGGGGTCCAATCTTGCTTGGGATGATGAGCAATCCTCGTAGACGTAGAAGGTTTAGGAGGACAGAGCTTGGCTTAGATAATGATGCCGTCAATATTACTGCTGCTGATGTTGATGGAAATGACAGCGTTGTCGAtagccatcatcatcatcataaccGTCGTCGTCATCGCCACATGCAACATGATGGAGAGGTTGATCTAGACAGGGAGTTTGATTCTATCATCAGAAGGAGACGGAGAAGCTCAGCTGCGATATTGCAGTTGCTTCAGGGCATTCGTGAAGGGATTAACACCGAGGATGAGAGTTCGGAGAGGGACCAGTTTAATACGGCTTTTAACATAATCCGGAGCAATACTTCTCCTTCTGGAACTGGAGATAACTTTGTCGGAACTGGGTTAGCTCACTTGCTTGAACATCTAGCTGATAACGATCCAACCAGGCACGGATCTCTTCCAGCACGTAAGGAAGCAGTGGAGAGTCTTCCAACGGTTAAGATATGCGAGCCACTGCAATGCTCAGTTTGTTTGGATGAGTTTGAGAAAGGAAGTGAAGCTAAAGAGATGCCGTGTAAGCACAAGTTCCACGTCGGGTGTATAGTACCGTGGCTTGAGCTTCACAGTTCGTGTCCCGTGTGCAGATATGAACTACCTCCTGATGATGAGGTGAAAACTGATCTGTTAAGACCGAGAACAATAAGTGTAGAGACCAACAGAAGTGATGTGGAAGAGGATGCGAGGAACACTAGTGGGAACGAGAGAAGGTTCTCATTTGGGTGGCGGTTCAGCGGATTGTTCTCTTCCtcggcttcttcttcatccGGTTCAGCGGCCTCAGGGTCGTCTCAGCTCAATGAGAACTCTAATTCAGGATAA
- the BNAA01G15510D gene encoding RGS1-HXK1-interacting protein 1: MSDTEANGVTDDSAPANAVSADATEHKAIGVIESVEEAVGGAEKWVDDLQRTVKESTDSAMRSARSLRENSTSQFRSIQDFIPRALNQYKTYENVFFSKVTEELRNAKENPAAAAGVGLAAGLVLMRGPRRFLFRHTLGRFQSEEAQFLRAEKHVQELNMSVDLMKKESMKLLERSALAEKDMKRGLSELMDSGNNIHRLAKSVHKVECEAADLMDGLRQIPGREAIKLRAEVASMTSLLKQKRIALNKRIMRMSELGVPV, from the exons ATGAGCGACACCGAAGCAAACGGCGTTACCGATGATTCCGCCCCCGCGAATGCAGTCTCTGCCGACGCGACGGAGCATAAAGCGATCGGAGTGATTGAATCGGTGGAGGAAGCAGTCGGAGGAGCAGAGAAATGGGTGGATGATTTGCAGCGGACGGTGAAGGAATCGACGGACTCCGCCATGCGCTCCGCTCGTTCCCTCCGCGAAAACTCTACCTCCCAGTTCCGATCTATACAG GACTTCATTCCACGTGCTTTGAATCAGTATAAGACCTATGAGAATGTTTTCTTCAGTAAAGTTACAG AGGAATTGAGAAACGCAAAGGAGAATCCGGCTGCTGCTGCTGGAGTTGGTCTCGCTGCTGGTCTCGTTCTTATGCGAG GGCCTAGAAGATTCTTGTTTCGTCATACTCTGGGCCGGTTCCAGAGCGAAGAG GCACAGTTCCTGAGAGCTGAGAAGCATGTCCAGGAGTTAAACATGTCTGTAGACTTGATGAAAAAGGAGAGCATGAAATTGCTTGAGAGGTCGGCTTTAGCAGAGAAGGATATGAAACGCGGTCTCTCTGAACTCAT GGACTCTGGAAACAATATACATCGTCTTGCTAAGTCTGTCCACAAGGTTGAATGCGAAGCTGCAG ATTTAATGGATGGACTACGGCAAATTCCTGGGAGGGAAGCTATCAAGCTTAGAGCCGAA GTGGCTTCCATGACTTCGCTCCTGAAACAGAAGAGGATTGCATTGAACAAAAGGATCATGAGAATGTCTGAGCTAGGAGTTCCCGTCTGA
- the LOC106375739 gene encoding gibberellic acid methyltransferase 1-like isoform X2 translates to MDSSRSLEYVLSMQGGDDDVSYAKNSYGPAAALASSKTMLTSAIDSIKLTKGGSSLIKIADLGCAVGDNTFSTVDTVIEALSRKVTVSDGKSDQPEPELEVFFSDLPSNDFNTLFRSLEDKVNSSSHKYFAAGVPGSFYGRLFPKGELHVVVTTSALQWLSQVPEKVMEKGSKTWNKGRAWIQGAEGDVVEAYAEQSDKDLVQFLKCRKEEIVEGGVLFMLMGGRPSGLVSQGLIEEEKRDGFNIPVYLRSTEEIASAVDRCGGFRIEKMEVLKIADPMNAKQQELKDPESYGLAMANSVQAGLKPMVEAYLGPDLTCKLFKQYAIRAAANKECLEKNYFYYMIAVSAIRV, encoded by the exons ATGGATTCTTCTCGGAGCCTCGAATACGTGCTCTCCATGCAAGGCGGCGATGATGACGTCAGTTACGCCAAAAACAGCTACGGTCCGGCGGCAGCGTTAGCCTCGAGCAAAACAATGCTGACGTCAGCCATCGATTCCATAAAGCTCACCAAAGGAGGCTCATCTCTCATAAAGATAGCAGATTTAGGCTGCGCGGTCGGAGACAATACGTTTTCCACGGTGGACACGGTGATTGAGGCGTTAAGTCGGAAGGTAACTGTGTCTGACGGAAAATCTGATCAGCCGGAGCCGGAGTTAGAGGTATTCTTCTCTGACTTGCCTTCGAACGACTTCAACACGCTGTTTCGATCGTTGGAAGACAAAGTTAACAGCTCGAGCCACAAGTACTTCGCCGCTGGAGTTCCCGGCTCGTTCTATGGGAGGCTGTTTCCGAAAGGAGAGCTACATGTTGTCGTGACCACGAGCGCCTTACAATGGCTCTCTCAG GTACCAGAAAAAGTGATGGAGAAAGGATCAAAGACATGGAACAAGGGAAGGGCGTGGATTCAAGGAGCAGAGGGAGACGTTGTGGAGGCATACGCGGAGCAGTCGGACAAGGACTTAGTCCAGTTCTTGAAATGTCGGAAAGAAGAAATTGTGGAAGGAGGAGTGTTATTTATGTTGATGGGTGGTCGACCTTCTGGCTTAGTGAGCCAA GGTCTAATAGAAGAGGAGAAAAGAGATGGATTCAACATTCCGGTGTACCTGAGAAGCACAGAGGAGATAGCGTCTGCGGTTGATCGTTGTGGTGGTTTCAGGATAGAGAAGATGGAGGTACTGAAAATAGCTGACCCCATGAATGCTAAACAGCAAGAGTTGAAAGATCCCGAATCTTACGGTTTAGCCATGGCTAACTCGGTTCAAGCCGGTCTAAAGCCAATGGTTGAGGCTTATCTTGGTCCTGACCTGACCTGCAAGCTCTTCAAGCAGTACGCAATTCGAGCTGCTGCTAACAAAGAATGTCTCGAGAAgaattatttctattacatgATCGCTGTCTCAGCGATTAGGGTTTGA
- the LOC106375739 gene encoding gibberellic acid methyltransferase 1-like isoform X1 gives MDSSRSLEYVLSMQGGDDDVSYAKNSYGPAAALASSKTMLTSAIDSIKLTKGGSSLIKIADLGCAVGDNTFSTVDTVIEALSRKVTVSDGKSDQPEPELEVFFSDLPSNDFNTLFRSLEDKVNSSSHKYFAAGVPGSFYGRLFPKGELHVVVTTSALQWLSQVPEKVMEKGSKTWNKGRAWIQGAEGDVVEAYAEQSDKDLVQFLKCRKEEIVEGGVLFMLMGGRPSGLVSQVSDHDSRLRHLFTILMDQAWQDLVDEGLIEEEKRDGFNIPVYLRSTEEIASAVDRCGGFRIEKMEVLKIADPMNAKQQELKDPESYGLAMANSVQAGLKPMVEAYLGPDLTCKLFKQYAIRAAANKECLEKNYFYYMIAVSAIRV, from the exons ATGGATTCTTCTCGGAGCCTCGAATACGTGCTCTCCATGCAAGGCGGCGATGATGACGTCAGTTACGCCAAAAACAGCTACGGTCCGGCGGCAGCGTTAGCCTCGAGCAAAACAATGCTGACGTCAGCCATCGATTCCATAAAGCTCACCAAAGGAGGCTCATCTCTCATAAAGATAGCAGATTTAGGCTGCGCGGTCGGAGACAATACGTTTTCCACGGTGGACACGGTGATTGAGGCGTTAAGTCGGAAGGTAACTGTGTCTGACGGAAAATCTGATCAGCCGGAGCCGGAGTTAGAGGTATTCTTCTCTGACTTGCCTTCGAACGACTTCAACACGCTGTTTCGATCGTTGGAAGACAAAGTTAACAGCTCGAGCCACAAGTACTTCGCCGCTGGAGTTCCCGGCTCGTTCTATGGGAGGCTGTTTCCGAAAGGAGAGCTACATGTTGTCGTGACCACGAGCGCCTTACAATGGCTCTCTCAG GTACCAGAAAAAGTGATGGAGAAAGGATCAAAGACATGGAACAAGGGAAGGGCGTGGATTCAAGGAGCAGAGGGAGACGTTGTGGAGGCATACGCGGAGCAGTCGGACAAGGACTTAGTCCAGTTCTTGAAATGTCGGAAAGAAGAAATTGTGGAAGGAGGAGTGTTATTTATGTTGATGGGTGGTCGACCTTCTGGCTTAGTGAGCCAAGTCAGTGATCATGACTCCCGTCTCAGGCACCTTTTCACTATTTTAATGGATCAAGCTTGGCAAGATCTAGTAGATGAG GGTCTAATAGAAGAGGAGAAAAGAGATGGATTCAACATTCCGGTGTACCTGAGAAGCACAGAGGAGATAGCGTCTGCGGTTGATCGTTGTGGTGGTTTCAGGATAGAGAAGATGGAGGTACTGAAAATAGCTGACCCCATGAATGCTAAACAGCAAGAGTTGAAAGATCCCGAATCTTACGGTTTAGCCATGGCTAACTCGGTTCAAGCCGGTCTAAAGCCAATGGTTGAGGCTTATCTTGGTCCTGACCTGACCTGCAAGCTCTTCAAGCAGTACGCAATTCGAGCTGCTGCTAACAAAGAATGTCTCGAGAAgaattatttctattacatgATCGCTGTCTCAGCGATTAGGGTTTGA